The Herpetosiphon gulosus nucleotide sequence GCCAATCTGGCTGGCAGGAATCAAGCTATCATCTAATTTAGCTGTGGCATCGTGCAACCACGGCTTGATGCTGGGCATGCGCAAAAAGATGTTGACCCAATCGCTTTTGCTCTTTTTGGCGGGCTGATTGCCAAACCAGCGCGAGGTATAAACATCGAGCATGCGCTTGAAGGGCGCGAGATGTTGGTCGGCATCGCGAAACGCCACCGCGCTTTGTTGAGCTTGCTCAACCGTGTTATCGCTCAAAAAACTGACTTGGCGCATCAAATCGGTGGCCAGGCTCAGGCCAGCAAACTCGTTGCCCGCCAACATATGGCTTTGGCTACCACCAACATCAAGGTAGGTTTGCACCTCGGCAACCCGCGCCCCAATCAAGCTATTGCCATGCTTCAAGTGGTGGTCGAGAAAACTCAAAGGAGCGCCGAGAGTAAAGGCATCAAGCCACAAACTGACCTTGGCCAACTCGACCGCCATCGCATTCAGGTCAACCCCGTAGATACAGCGTTTGAGCACCGCCCGTTTGAGCAAAGCCACCCGCGTGAGCCGCTCGGGGTCGATCGTCACCCCTTGGCGCTCCATATCGGCCACAATCTCGCTGCGGGTGCGGTCGATCATCGCCCAAACTGGGTTTTCGCTCCACGCATTCAAAAAGTGAATCAAGCGATTGCTAATAAAATCGACGACTTCAACCAAAAAGTGGCCGCTGCCCATAGCTGGGTCAAGCACCCGCAGATTCAAACAATCGTCGAGCAACTGGCCCATGGCACTATTCGGGTCAGTCCAAAACACCGCCGGATTTTCGGGGCGCTTGCTGGATTTAGCCCGAGCAGCGACCAAATTGGCATAATTGCGATATTGTTTCTGCGCCTCGTGCAAGCGCGGAGCCAAGGCCTTAAATTTCTCATCGAGCACCGCGCCAACCGTCTGCTGCACAATATATTTCACAATATAATCGGGCGTGTAATAGCTGCCCGTGGCCTTGCGCTCCTTTTTATCGTTGACCAAATAGGCCATGCCCTGCTCGATAAGCGCCAGTGGTTTGGCAACTTTGGCAGCTGGCTGATAGACCTCTTTGCCCTTTTCCTTGGTCACGGCCAAGCGTTCGCTGGCAATGTGCAACTTAAATTCCAGCAAACCTTCGTAAATGCTACCAAGCTGGCGCACGCCCAACGACTTAAAATCAATCAGCACCAGCGCTTGGCTACGATCATCAAGATCGCGAGCGAGTCGATCCAGGCCCAAGGCCAAGTAGCGATCGGGCACGGCATAAGTTTGCAAAAACTGGCCGCTAACGCTGGTTGCACTGAATAAACCACCGTTGTAAGTTGGCATATTCAAATCGGGCGAGCCACGATCGATCACCGCGCACAAATCGAGAATACGCTGATAGAGCGCGGTTGAAGTGTCGCTGTAGTGCGCTTGCAACTTGGCCGAACGCTGATCGAGCAAGCTACCAGCAATTTTAGCGATCTCACGTTTGAGCGTGTACAAACTGCGTTCACGATAGCCGTTATGCTCATTCAGCGGCAGCAAATCAAGGCTTTCGGCATACAACACAAACATCAATCGATACAAAAAGGTCAATGTGGCTTCAAACACCGTGTTGAGTTGCTGCTCAGAAACGTCGTTAGCGCCTTGGCGGCGCATATCGGCAATAAAGCCTTGGGCAAATTGGGGAAAAATCTCAGTAAACACCCGATCTTTTAAGCGTTCGCCCAAGCCCTTGGCATACTCCGCCGATTGTTTGAGCAAGCGCTCCAAAAAGCCACCAAAGGCCTGAGCACGAAAAAACAACCACCAATATTTGAGCGCAACCACCGCATCCTGCGCCCCGAAGGCCTCTTCTAAATCAACTTCGTAGTAGTTGGTAGCCTTATTGCTGGCAGTTGTTGAATATAAGCGCCAATATTTGCCATTGCTCACAATCACCCATGGCACTGTGCCAGCCTCAAGCGTCGAAACCACCTCGGCTCCAGGAATAATCGTGGGCGTGGCGGAATCGCGCTGGCTATCTTGATCGTCTAAATTACGATTCCAAACATAGCCAAAAAAAGCTGCTACCGGTTGGGGATTATTGGGCACAACCAAATCATAGCGATAGGCTGGCTCACCCGCGACTGGTTGGGCCACAAAGCCCAAATCGGCCAAGATGGGAGCATAAAATTGCTTTTGCATCGTCGCAAGTGGCTGATCAGTTAATTGTTTTCGGGCAGTTTTGAGCAATGGGTTGATTTTGCGGCCAATCGGCAACACATCTTCATTCCATTCAGCATTTAATTTGGCATCAGTCAAACGCTGCGTCAAATAATAGTCCGAGAACAAGGCCCGATTATTGAAATATTGCTCACTCCACTCAGCCAACACAAAGGCCGAACGCAGCTTATCCCACTGATACAGCGCATCAGGTTCAGTCATAGTAAAGCGTTTGAGCACGCGCAACGCCACATCCGAAACATTCAAACGATTGATCGTGAGTGGCACAGGCCGCAACATTTGGCGAATCGCCGCGCCACGCTGAGTATTTTGCGCCAACTCGCGCAGCAATATCACAAATTCCAACGTCTCATA carries:
- a CDS encoding N-6 DNA methylase, whose amino-acid sequence is MTQTFASNDVQLTASDIRQLQNADALAGFLARLQYAIDLRTTIDSYAQVGLDSAYLRQEIKHVELLASDPHDQEIKIYLLEVRSLTAALRNAIARAFRDRPELALVILTKDYETLEFVILLRELAQNTQRGAAIRQMLRPVPLTINRLNVSDVALRVLKRFTMTEPDALYQWDKLRSAFVLAEWSEQYFNNRALFSDYYLTQRLTDAKLNAEWNEDVLPIGRKINPLLKTARKQLTDQPLATMQKQFYAPILADLGFVAQPVAGEPAYRYDLVVPNNPQPVAAFFGYVWNRNLDDQDSQRDSATPTIIPGAEVVSTLEAGTVPWVIVSNGKYWRLYSTTASNKATNYYEVDLEEAFGAQDAVVALKYWWLFFRAQAFGGFLERLLKQSAEYAKGLGERLKDRVFTEIFPQFAQGFIADMRRQGANDVSEQQLNTVFEATLTFLYRLMFVLYAESLDLLPLNEHNGYRERSLYTLKREIAKIAGSLLDQRSAKLQAHYSDTSTALYQRILDLCAVIDRGSPDLNMPTYNGGLFSATSVSGQFLQTYAVPDRYLALGLDRLARDLDDRSQALVLIDFKSLGVRQLGSIYEGLLEFKLHIASERLAVTKEKGKEVYQPAAKVAKPLALIEQGMAYLVNDKKERKATGSYYTPDYIVKYIVQQTVGAVLDEKFKALAPRLHEAQKQYRNYANLVAARAKSSKRPENPAVFWTDPNSAMGQLLDDCLNLRVLDPAMGSGHFLVEVVDFISNRLIHFLNAWSENPVWAMIDRTRSEIVADMERQGVTIDPERLTRVALLKRAVLKRCIYGVDLNAMAVELAKVSLWLDAFTLGAPLSFLDHHLKHGNSLIGARVAEVQTYLDVGGSQSHMLAGNEFAGLSLATDLMRQVSFLSDNTVEQAQQSAVAFRDADQHLAPFKRMLDVYTSRWFGNQPAKKSKSDWVNIFLRMPSIKPWLHDATAKLDDSLIPASQIGQIALEAASSKHFFHWELEFPEIFFAPSRPGGQDVQLNPNGGFDAVVGNPPWGAKIDDPIKHYLRILYGVSSISEFTKKPVLEGEINVYTLFMMLSLENCSNKGKIGMITPEGWTVNKSEQYFRKFLLDNIHIINICILRKNVFSAAPDIIPVISIVEKKNEIKNTLVNVYGFNRPIKLLNKLEWKDSKHIMQSDWYNEPYFVFTLCQSSELLDLYQRIKETSLKMGSLSTINISDGIYKSLIIDDIISNEERPILISADEMKRYSIESNNNFISFVRYNDIPLQERIKYDLDKLFFHAMKKPSVEYRVVCYWDNSIKGDYLYRYVLTNNFVVLTAKELGLSLGYISAICNSKFINHWYSERYIQVNIEAFTLGEIPIFYIEFTTGKSERERLTQIAIDLYTQKNDNNVLTFVNTLFTVENPIQSNPIQSNPIQSNPIQSNPIQSNPIQSNPIQSNPLWRCRPRFISLPRPTNDRPQQSQATSNQALFGLARKSTAHPTQKRRNWPRQPFR